The DNA window ATTACCTCAGGAATTTATAGTGGCCTTGTTGCAACATCTGCACTAATAGTTTATCTCAATGGTgttccatttttatttataaagtttaCTGAGAATACCAATGATCAgtctttcatattttattaaattctttcatattttattaaatttttgctttttttatttgtgtacaGTTGGATAAAAATGATCTGACTACATCCCCAAAGCCAGTCAAAGAAAACAAGCAGGTCTGCTGCCACTTCCTAATGctcatagataaaatattagaaattctTATCATTATATTTGAACAAGAAGTCTTCTAACTGATTTGACTCTGATAACATTAGTTAATTACtcttcattcaaatttcactaCGTTTTATATTGATGCACTCACTGAGCTTGGAGAAAGTGTTGTTTTCTCAACGTGGTggtttatatgtttatatttacacCTAAATTGATAGAATTGGCACTATATTACCACGCTATTCTTCCATCGTCTAAAAACATTGCTATTCAAAGAGTAATTATTCAAGTGAAAGATTACATTCatgataaaaacatatcaaatcttgATTTGATCTGTTCTTACTAGGTTAGCATCCTCTGCCATTCTATCTGCTGTTCTGTACCAAGTAAACTACTTGAAGAGTTAAGACATGCTACATATTCTGAAATTCTTATTGGCATATCATAATGCAGGAACAGGCGAAACAAGCAGAGGCAGAAATAGTATTCCCACAATTGAAGCCCGAGTTTGCTACACATTCAGCTCCAATTTTTGCTGGCAATTTGCATGACCAAACTGACAGGCTTCGGCAAATGAGGCCATCCTCAACCAGACACTCGTACAAGCTCCCTACTCCAGTTGGCGATAACAACTCCAAACCATCAGGTTCCCACAGACCACATCACTCTGCGCAATTCTTTGAAACAAAGCCCTGTGCCAAGACGAATTTGTGGCACTCATCTCCTCTGATGAAAGACTATAACAGCACTATGCACACTACCACTACCAAACCATCGTCAAGCACTGATGATTTGAGGAAGTTGAAGAGGGAGTCCTGGTCTGGTCCAATTCCAATCAAGGCAGGGTCAGGCAAGCCCTTCTTTCAGGCTGATCACAGGCCATCATCCACCATGGCTTACCCTGGTGCAATGCCAGCCAAGCCACACATTCGgcatgcatcatcatcatcagtgtCACCAAAGGTTTCCCAAAAGATGTCACCGCTCCCAACAACGTCACTGAAGATCAGTGAGCTCCATCTATTGCCTTTGCCTCCAGCCAATGTGGATCCCGTCCGTCCTACTGGTCTGGTTGGCTACTCTGGCCCTCTGGTGTCGAAGCGTCAAGCTCCTCCAGCACCGCCGGCACATTTATCCCCAACAGCATCCCAGACGGCGGCACCGCTCCCAAGGCCACCTGCAGCCTTGGCAAGGAGCTACTCCATACCCTCCAACAGCCAGAGGACGCCCATCATCACTGTCAACAAGCTCTTGGAGGCTAGGCATAGCAGGGAGGGCAGTGATGCTTCTTCCCCACCACTGACTCCATTATCATTGTCTGATTTGTGCCACCAGCCACCAGCAAAGGCAACTGCAGACAGCACAAGGAGAAAGGGTAAGTGACATGCTACTCATGGTTCCCTTTTGTTTCAAATGTATTTCTTGCTTGTATAGTTGAATTAAATGCTTAACCACACATGATTTGGTAGTTTTTAGACGCACATTTCCCTGAGATTTGAGATATAGACAACTCTGAATCTTTTGCATTGAGTTTTATACATGATATGGATATTTTCCACTGACAAAATTGTCATTAGCTATCCTTCTCTGATTTATGCACTAGGATTAGCAATGTGTCTGTGTCTCCATGAAAATAGACCTGTAATAATTTGACCTACGCAAAACTAGAATATTACATTGAAATTAGGCCGTTTATATTGTTATATGtacttccaaaaaaaatttctaccactcttttcatatttttatttgtttgccaATATGCTATGAAAAGACTTAGGTCACTTGTTTACATTGAAGTATTATAATTATGTTACTGTAATTGTATCTTCTGCGTGCTGACAAGAACTACAACAGTTCCAATGTTTGCGTGATTTTTGGAAAGCATGACATAATTGTAACATCTTGTAGAACACTGTGAATCTTGTTAGTTCCTTCGTAGatgattttgtgatgaactATCTAACCATCTATTTTCTGTTCATTGCAGAAACCTTGTGATGACACACCGTCAAATTCTTGGACAATTTTGTTTGTAGCTTGTGTAAGTTGGTAGTGTGCCGTAGGTTTTTTAGTTTCTGTGTTCA is part of the Oryza brachyantha chromosome 2, ObraRS2, whole genome shotgun sequence genome and encodes:
- the LOC102706443 gene encoding uncharacterized protein At2g33490, translated to MKSPLLRLKGFGQHQQHRERKARQQPPPAKLDELADAAQDVEEMKNCYDGFISAAAATMNGVYEFAEALEELGSCLLAKTALNDDDDDSGRVLMMLGKAQYELEKSADRYRTNIIHTITTPSESLLKELQTLEEMKQQCDMKREAYETMRASYSGKGGSRHSKNESLSAEQLEASFVEYQEDSALFTFRLKSLKQGQFQSLLTQAARHHAAQLSFFRNGLKCLEALEPRVKEIAEKYHIDCHFSGLEDDVSDNDGHSTYDSCSDDGELSFDYEINDRDQEFLTSRGSMDLDKNDLTTSPKPVKENKQEQAKQAEAEIVFPQLKPEFATHSAPIFAGNLHDQTDRLRQMRPSSTRHSYKLPTPVGDNNSKPSGSHRPHHSAQFFETKPCAKTNLWHSSPLMKDYNSTMHTTTTKPSSSTDDLRKLKRESWSGPIPIKAGSGKPFFQADHRPSSTMAYPGAMPAKPHIRHASSSSVSPKVSQKMSPLPTTSLKISELHLLPLPPANVDPVRPTGLVGYSGPLVSKRQAPPAPPAHLSPTASQTAAPLPRPPAALARSYSIPSNSQRTPIITVNKLLEARHSREGSDASSPPLTPLSLSDLCHQPPAKATADSTRRKETL